One Kitasatospora sp. NBC_01287 DNA window includes the following coding sequences:
- a CDS encoding RNA polymerase sigma factor, which produces MAAVWRIESPRLIAGLVRIVRDLDLAEELAQDALVAALEQWPGEGVPRNPGAWLMTTAKRRAIDLVRREQRLAGKLDRFGHQLAAEPAPGPEQLAEQSEEIEDDLLRLVFTACHPVLATEARVALTLRLLGGLTTDEIARAFLVAESTVAQRIVRAKRSLARAEVPFEVPAGPELARRLDSVLEVIYLIFNEGYAATAGDDWMRPGLCEDALRLGRVLAELVPGESEVHGLVALLEIQASRAAARAGVDGAPVLLLDQDRARWDQLLIHRGLAALERAEQLAAGPLGPYALQASIAACHVRAGSPERTDWVRIAALYEALARRAPSPVVELNRAVALGMAFGPAVGLDLLDQLREEPALRGYHLLPAVRGDLLAKLGRPAEARAEFERAAELTRNGRECALLLDRAAACGRAAGRDASANGGEPVD; this is translated from the coding sequence ATCGCCGCGGTCTGGCGGATCGAGTCGCCGCGCCTTATCGCCGGGCTGGTCCGGATCGTGCGCGACCTCGACCTGGCCGAGGAGCTGGCCCAGGACGCGCTGGTCGCCGCGCTGGAGCAGTGGCCCGGTGAGGGGGTCCCGCGCAACCCGGGAGCCTGGCTGATGACCACCGCCAAACGCCGCGCGATCGACCTGGTGCGCCGCGAGCAGCGGCTGGCCGGCAAGCTCGACCGGTTCGGTCACCAGCTGGCCGCCGAGCCCGCGCCGGGCCCCGAGCAACTCGCCGAGCAGAGCGAGGAGATCGAGGACGACCTGCTCCGCCTGGTCTTCACCGCCTGCCACCCGGTGCTCGCCACCGAGGCAAGGGTGGCGCTCACCCTGCGGCTGCTCGGCGGGCTGACCACCGATGAGATCGCCCGCGCGTTCCTGGTCGCGGAGTCGACGGTGGCCCAGCGGATCGTCCGGGCCAAGCGGTCGCTGGCCCGGGCCGAGGTGCCGTTCGAGGTGCCGGCCGGTCCGGAGCTGGCCCGGCGGTTGGACTCGGTCCTGGAAGTCATCTATCTGATCTTCAACGAGGGCTACGCCGCGACGGCGGGCGACGACTGGATGCGTCCGGGCCTCTGCGAGGACGCGCTGCGCCTGGGCCGGGTGCTGGCCGAGCTGGTCCCGGGCGAGTCGGAGGTGCACGGGCTGGTCGCCCTGCTGGAGATCCAGGCCTCCCGGGCCGCGGCCAGGGCCGGGGTCGACGGTGCACCGGTGCTGCTGCTCGACCAGGACCGGGCCCGCTGGGACCAGTTGCTGATCCACCGCGGCCTGGCGGCGCTGGAGCGGGCCGAGCAACTGGCCGCGGGTCCGCTCGGCCCGTACGCGCTGCAGGCCTCGATCGCCGCCTGCCACGTGCGCGCGGGCAGCCCCGAGCGGACGGACTGGGTGCGGATCGCCGCCCTCTACGAGGCGCTGGCCCGGCGCGCGCCCTCGCCAGTGGTGGAGCTGAACCGCGCGGTGGCGCTGGGGATGGCCTTCGGCCCGGCCGTCGGGCTCGACCTGCTGGACCAGCTCCGCGAGGAGCCCGCCCTGCGCGGCTACCACCTGCTGCCCGCCGTCCGCGGCGACCTGCTGGCCAAGTTGGGGCGCCCGGCCGAGGCCCGGGCCGAGTTCGAGCGGGCCGCTGAGCTG
- a CDS encoding YciI family protein: MGEGLMGSRADGPPGDRAEKEMATMRFMMMVRADETTEAGVLPSTELIDAMSRYNEELVKAGVLLAADGLHPSEKGFRISWPGGKPTVTDGPFTEAKELIAGYWLIQVKSPEEAVEWACRVPFGEGGTLELRQIFEPTEFPAEVLPPDALERERAMRAEVERQQAAAR; encoded by the coding sequence ATGGGTGAAGGCTTGATGGGGAGCCGGGCGGACGGTCCGCCCGGTGACCGGGCCGAGAAGGAGATGGCGACGATGCGCTTCATGATGATGGTGCGGGCCGACGAGACCACCGAGGCCGGTGTCCTGCCGTCCACCGAGCTGATCGACGCGATGAGCCGCTACAACGAGGAGCTGGTCAAGGCCGGGGTGCTGCTGGCCGCCGACGGCCTGCACCCCAGCGAGAAGGGCTTCCGGATCAGCTGGCCGGGCGGGAAGCCGACCGTGACCGACGGGCCGTTCACCGAGGCGAAGGAGCTGATCGCGGGCTACTGGCTGATCCAGGTGAAGTCGCCCGAGGAGGCCGTGGAGTGGGCCTGCCGGGTGCCCTTCGGCGAGGGCGGCACGCTGGAGCTGCGACAGATCTTCGAGCCCACCGAGTTCCCCGCCGAGGTGCTGCCGCCGGACGCGCTGGAGCGCGAGCGGGCGATGCGCGCGGAGGTGGAGCGCCAGCAGGCGGCCGCCCGGTAG
- a CDS encoding trans-acting enoyl reductase family protein — protein sequence MASEQTVAVFGAYGHTGRFVVAELRERGFLPLLVGRDAEKLRALAEAHPGLDARPASVDDPAALDRALAGAAAVINCAGPFATTGAPLIEAALRAGIPYVDVAAELEANLDTFAHFADRARAAGAVIVPAMAFYGGLGDLLATAAMGDWTAADEVHVAYGLNSWHPTEGTIAAGRISRERRNGQRVRFANGRLEYRDDALPTLEWPFPEPLGTRAVLGEFTMADVVTIPSHLSVPEVCTYMTVEAATDLSAPDASAPTAVDERGRSAQTFLVDVVVRSGGLERRAVARGQDIYAVTAPLAVEAVRRILAGQTKAVGVVSAGELFDATDFLRELSAHISLELRQ from the coding sequence ATGGCTTCGGAACAGACAGTTGCGGTCTTCGGCGCGTACGGGCACACGGGGCGGTTCGTGGTGGCCGAGCTTCGGGAGCGCGGGTTCCTGCCGCTGCTCGTCGGCCGCGACGCCGAGAAGCTGCGGGCGCTGGCGGAGGCCCATCCCGGGCTCGACGCCAGGCCGGCGTCGGTCGACGATCCGGCCGCGCTCGACCGCGCACTGGCCGGTGCCGCGGCGGTGATCAACTGCGCGGGGCCCTTCGCCACGACCGGCGCTCCGCTGATCGAGGCGGCGCTGCGCGCCGGGATCCCGTACGTCGACGTGGCGGCCGAGCTGGAGGCCAACCTCGACACGTTCGCCCACTTCGCGGACCGCGCTCGTGCCGCGGGGGCGGTGATCGTCCCCGCGATGGCCTTCTACGGCGGCCTCGGCGACCTGCTGGCGACCGCGGCGATGGGTGACTGGACCGCGGCCGACGAGGTGCACGTCGCCTACGGGCTGAACAGCTGGCACCCCACGGAGGGCACGATCGCCGCGGGCCGGATCTCCCGGGAGCGGCGCAACGGCCAGCGGGTCCGCTTCGCGAACGGGCGGCTGGAGTACCGCGACGACGCCCTGCCCACGCTGGAGTGGCCGTTCCCCGAGCCGCTGGGCACCCGGGCGGTCCTCGGGGAGTTCACGATGGCCGACGTCGTCACCATCCCCAGCCACCTGTCCGTCCCGGAGGTGTGCACCTACATGACGGTCGAGGCGGCCACGGACCTGTCGGCCCCGGACGCGTCGGCGCCGACCGCGGTCGACGAGCGCGGGAGGTCCGCGCAGACCTTCCTCGTCGACGTCGTCGTGCGCTCCGGTGGCCTGGAGCGGCGCGCGGTGGCGCGGGGCCAGGACATCTACGCGGTCACCGCGCCGCTCGCGGTCGAGGCGGTCCGCCGCATCCTCGCGGGGCAGACCAAGGCGGTCGGTGTGGTCTCCGCCGGAGAGCTCTTCGACGCGACCGACTTCCTGCGGGAGCTGTCCGCGCACATCTCGCTCGAACTGCGTCAGTAG
- a CDS encoding helix-turn-helix domain-containing protein, whose translation MSTVALAVTDGMLHFELSVACEIFGPAPAAVAGPWYDLALCGSHPVRVGRFLLEPDLGLDRLRQADTVIVPAWADVDQEPPADLVDAVRAAHEAGARVASLCTGAFVLAAAGLLDGRRATTHWAHTDQLAARYPRVAVDPDVLYVDNGSVLTSAGKAAALDLCLHLVRLDHGSSIANTVARRLVVPPLRAGGQAQFVTTPVPAREDHPLATLLPWVSERLDQPLTVEDLARRARMSSRNLGRHFRAATGTSPLQWLLTQRIRRAQELLENTDDGVGTIAAATGMGTATTLRRHFNRTVGVPPDTYRRTFRARSRP comes from the coding sequence ATGAGCACTGTCGCACTGGCCGTCACCGACGGGATGCTGCACTTCGAACTGTCCGTGGCGTGCGAGATCTTCGGTCCTGCTCCGGCCGCCGTGGCCGGCCCCTGGTACGACCTCGCCCTCTGCGGCTCGCACCCCGTGCGGGTGGGCCGCTTCCTGCTGGAGCCCGACCTCGGGCTCGACCGGCTCCGGCAGGCCGACACCGTGATCGTCCCCGCCTGGGCCGATGTCGACCAGGAGCCGCCGGCCGACCTGGTCGACGCGGTGCGCGCGGCCCATGAGGCGGGCGCCCGGGTGGCCTCGCTCTGCACGGGCGCGTTCGTGCTGGCGGCGGCCGGCCTCCTGGACGGCAGGCGCGCCACCACGCACTGGGCCCACACCGATCAGCTGGCCGCCCGCTACCCGCGGGTGGCGGTCGACCCGGATGTGCTCTACGTGGACAACGGCAGCGTGCTCACCTCCGCCGGCAAGGCCGCCGCACTGGACCTGTGCCTGCACCTGGTCCGCCTCGACCACGGCTCGTCGATCGCCAACACCGTCGCGCGCCGCCTGGTCGTGCCGCCGCTGCGGGCCGGCGGGCAGGCCCAGTTCGTCACCACCCCGGTGCCCGCCCGCGAGGACCATCCGCTCGCCACCCTGCTCCCCTGGGTGAGCGAGCGGCTCGACCAGCCGCTGACCGTGGAGGACCTGGCCCGCCGGGCCCGGATGAGCTCGCGCAACCTGGGCCGCCACTTCCGGGCGGCGACCGGCACCAGCCCGCTGCAGTGGCTGCTCACCCAGCGGATCCGCCGGGCGCAGGAGCTGCTGGAGAACACCGACGACGGCGTCGGCACCATCGCGGCGGCCACCGGCATGGGCACCGCCACGACGCTGCGCCGCCACTTCAACCGCACCGTCGGCGTGCCCCCGGACACCTACCGCCGCACCTTCCGCGCGCGGTCCCGGCCGTAG
- a CDS encoding DinB family protein — protein MTKRVPFTGGEKDSLHVALDRHRDAVLWKLEGLDDEQLRRPMTPSGTNLLGLVKHLGGAELGWFRETFGRETGPLPFDFDVDEASDMRVEPHESTGDILEFYGRARAAADEVIDELGLDDLGTSYAGNAVSLRWVLIHMTTETARHAGHLDILREFIDGSTGDHDRG, from the coding sequence ATGACAAAGCGTGTGCCATTCACCGGTGGCGAGAAGGACAGTCTGCATGTTGCCCTCGACCGGCATCGTGACGCGGTGCTCTGGAAGCTCGAAGGCCTTGACGACGAGCAGTTGCGGCGGCCGATGACTCCGTCGGGGACGAACCTGCTGGGGCTGGTCAAGCACCTCGGGGGTGCCGAGCTCGGTTGGTTCCGCGAGACCTTCGGCCGCGAAACGGGGCCCCTGCCGTTCGACTTCGACGTGGACGAGGCCTCCGACATGCGGGTGGAACCGCACGAGTCCACCGGCGACATCCTGGAGTTCTACGGTCGGGCCCGAGCTGCCGCCGACGAGGTGATCGACGAGCTCGGACTCGACGACCTCGGCACGTCCTACGCCGGCAACGCCGTTTCGCTGCGCTGGGTACTCATCCACATGACGACGGAAACCGCACGGCATGCGGGCCACCTGGACATCCTGCGCGAGTTCATCGACGGCTCGACCGGGGACCACGACCGGGGCTGA
- a CDS encoding dihydrofolate reductase family protein, producing MRKLIYGMNLTLDGYIAAPGDDIGWSVPSDELFQFWSDQLRATDLSLYGRKLWQTMSSYWPTGDQRPNATPAEIEFARRWRDMSKVVFSSTIDKVDWNTRLVTGDAVAEIARLKAEDGGPMDIGGATLAGAAMRAGLIDEYVLATTPVLVGGGTPFFTTLDNWVNLTLVETRTLPCGVILTRYETRR from the coding sequence ATGCGGAAACTGATCTACGGCATGAACCTGACCCTGGACGGCTACATCGCCGCGCCCGGCGACGACATCGGCTGGAGCGTGCCGAGCGACGAGCTGTTCCAGTTCTGGTCCGACCAGTTGCGGGCGACCGACCTGTCGCTGTACGGGCGCAAGCTGTGGCAGACGATGAGCTCCTACTGGCCGACCGGCGACCAGCGGCCCAACGCCACCCCGGCGGAGATCGAGTTCGCGCGCCGCTGGCGGGACATGTCGAAAGTGGTGTTCTCCTCGACGATCGACAAGGTCGACTGGAACACCCGCCTGGTCACCGGCGACGCGGTCGCCGAGATCGCCCGACTCAAGGCCGAGGACGGCGGCCCGATGGACATCGGCGGCGCGACGCTCGCCGGGGCGGCGATGCGGGCCGGGCTGATCGACGAGTACGTGCTGGCCACCACGCCGGTCCTGGTGGGCGGCGGCACGCCGTTCTTCACCACTCTGGACAACTGGGTGAACCTCACCCTGGTGGAGACGCGGACGCTCCCCTGCGGCGTGATCCTGACCAGGTACGAGACGAGGCGCTGA
- a CDS encoding TetR/AcrR family transcriptional regulator yields the protein MGLRELKKQQTRATLADTAMGLFIEHGFDHVTVAEVARAAGVSVNTVFNYFPTKEDLFFDRQAEVEAHLAEVVRTRPDGSSAAGAVRDGLLAALERDEPTLGLSTEAKTFWQVVADSPALQARGREIAERSEAALAAVLAEETGAAPDDPLPRMLAGAIAGTYRATTAEIRRRVVAGEQTESIRRSVNTATKQAFDLLRSGLESYPETAPDFH from the coding sequence ATGGGACTCCGTGAACTCAAAAAGCAGCAGACCCGGGCCACCCTCGCCGACACGGCCATGGGACTCTTCATCGAGCACGGCTTCGACCATGTCACCGTCGCCGAGGTGGCCCGGGCCGCAGGGGTCTCTGTCAACACGGTCTTCAACTACTTCCCCACCAAGGAAGACCTGTTCTTCGACCGACAGGCCGAGGTGGAGGCGCACCTCGCCGAGGTCGTCCGCACCCGACCGGACGGCAGCTCTGCGGCCGGTGCGGTCCGCGATGGCCTGCTGGCAGCACTCGAACGCGACGAGCCGACCCTCGGGCTGAGCACCGAGGCGAAGACGTTCTGGCAGGTGGTCGCCGACAGCCCCGCTCTCCAGGCCCGTGGGCGCGAGATCGCCGAACGCTCCGAGGCTGCGCTCGCGGCAGTCCTGGCCGAGGAGACGGGGGCCGCCCCGGATGACCCACTGCCCAGAATGCTGGCCGGAGCCATCGCCGGAACCTACCGAGCGACCACTGCCGAAATCCGCCGACGCGTGGTCGCGGGCGAGCAGACGGAGAGCATCCGTAGATCCGTCAACACAGCCACCAAGCAGGCATTCGACCTGCTGCGCTCAGGGCTCGAAAGCTACCCGGAGACCGCACCGGACTTCCATTGA
- the dnaB gene encoding replicative DNA helicase, with amino-acid sequence MPAEQSVLGGMLLSKDAIADVVEVLKPLDYYRPAHELIHSAILDLYARGEPADPITVASELTKRGELTRVGGPGYLHTLVNSVPTAANAEYYAEIVHERAVLRRLVEAGTRIAGMGYAAEGDVDEIVNAAQAEIYAVTEQRTSEDYAPLADIMEGALDEIEAIGSRQGQMSGVPTGFADLDALTNGLHPGQMIVIAARPAMGKALALDTPLPTPTGWTTMGEVRPGDYLLDATGKPTRVVAATDVMTGRPCYEMSFDDGTTVIADADHQWLTDTRASRESARAAAAGQNRGRTQRISASVRTTKEIAGTLYCDTADQRRNHSVRNAAPIDLPHRDLPVPPYTLGAWLGDGRGDAARITSADPEIMRGNKHIPQEYLRASAAQRRELLAGLLDTGGTVTNTGSVRVAVTSGALAEGFRELVLSLGHRCAMTTKRVQGRSEESSTAYLLTFTPSGDVFRLERKQQVHRERRRPGGPKLTRRFVTGAREVESVPVRCVQVDNADHLYLATRSMIPTHNSTLALDFSRACSITNGLPSVIFSLEMGRNEIAMRLLSAEARVALHHMRSGNMTDDDWTRVARRMPDVTAAPLYIDDSPNLSMMEIRAKCRRLKQRADLKLVVIDYLQLMQSGGSRRAESRQQEVSDMSRNLKLLAKELEVPVIALSQLNRGPEQRTDKKPMVSDLRESGSIEQDADMVILLHREDAYEKESPRAGEADLIVAKHRNGPTATITVAFQGHYSRFVDMTRD; translated from the coding sequence CTGCCCGCCGAGCAGTCCGTGCTCGGCGGCATGCTGCTCTCCAAGGACGCCATCGCAGACGTGGTCGAGGTGCTCAAGCCGCTCGACTACTACCGCCCGGCCCACGAGCTCATCCACAGCGCGATCCTCGACCTCTACGCCCGCGGCGAGCCGGCCGACCCGATCACCGTCGCCAGTGAGCTCACCAAGCGCGGCGAGCTCACCAGGGTCGGCGGCCCCGGCTACCTGCACACCCTGGTCAACTCCGTACCCACCGCCGCCAACGCGGAGTACTACGCCGAGATCGTCCACGAGCGCGCCGTGCTGCGCCGCCTGGTCGAGGCCGGCACCCGGATCGCCGGCATGGGCTACGCCGCCGAGGGCGACGTCGACGAGATCGTCAATGCCGCCCAGGCCGAGATCTACGCCGTCACCGAGCAGCGCACCAGTGAGGACTACGCCCCGCTCGCCGACATCATGGAGGGCGCCCTCGACGAGATCGAGGCGATCGGCTCCCGGCAGGGCCAGATGTCCGGCGTGCCGACCGGCTTCGCCGACCTGGACGCGCTGACCAACGGGCTGCACCCGGGGCAGATGATCGTGATCGCGGCCCGACCCGCGATGGGCAAGGCGCTCGCTCTCGACACGCCACTCCCGACCCCCACCGGGTGGACCACCATGGGTGAAGTGCGGCCCGGGGACTACCTGCTCGACGCGACGGGGAAGCCGACTCGCGTGGTGGCCGCAACCGACGTGATGACGGGGCGGCCCTGCTACGAGATGTCGTTCGACGACGGCACCACCGTCATCGCCGACGCGGATCACCAGTGGCTCACCGACACCCGGGCCTCGCGCGAGTCGGCCCGAGCCGCGGCGGCCGGACAGAACCGCGGGCGCACCCAGCGCATCTCCGCCTCGGTCAGGACCACCAAGGAGATCGCCGGGACGCTGTACTGCGACACAGCCGACCAGCGCAGGAACCACAGCGTGCGGAACGCGGCCCCGATCGATCTCCCGCACCGGGACCTCCCCGTCCCGCCCTACACACTCGGCGCGTGGCTGGGTGACGGCCGCGGCGACGCCGCGCGGATCACCTCGGCGGACCCGGAGATCATGCGCGGGAACAAGCACATCCCCCAGGAGTACCTGCGCGCTTCCGCCGCCCAGCGGCGAGAGCTGCTCGCCGGTCTCCTGGACACCGGCGGGACGGTCACGAACACCGGGTCGGTTCGGGTCGCGGTCACCAGTGGGGCACTGGCCGAGGGATTCCGTGAGCTGGTCCTGAGCCTCGGCCACCGCTGCGCCATGACCACCAAGCGGGTCCAGGGGCGCTCCGAGGAGTCGTCCACCGCCTACCTCCTCACCTTCACTCCGAGCGGCGACGTGTTCCGGCTGGAGCGGAAGCAGCAGGTGCACCGCGAGCGGCGGCGTCCCGGTGGTCCGAAGCTGACGCGGCGGTTCGTCACCGGCGCCCGGGAGGTCGAGAGCGTGCCGGTCCGCTGTGTCCAGGTGGACAACGCCGATCACCTGTACCTGGCCACCCGGTCGATGATCCCCACGCACAACTCCACGCTGGCCCTGGACTTCTCCCGGGCCTGCTCGATCACCAACGGCCTGCCGAGTGTGATCTTCTCGCTCGAAATGGGCCGCAACGAGATCGCGATGCGCCTGCTCTCGGCGGAGGCGCGGGTGGCTCTGCACCACATGCGGTCGGGCAACATGACCGACGACGACTGGACCAGGGTGGCCCGGCGGATGCCGGACGTCACGGCGGCACCGCTGTACATCGACGACTCGCCGAACCTGTCGATGATGGAGATCCGCGCGAAGTGCCGGCGCCTCAAGCAGCGAGCCGACCTCAAGCTGGTGGTGATCGACTACCTCCAGCTGATGCAGTCCGGCGGCTCCCGGCGGGCCGAGAGCCGGCAGCAGGAGGTCTCCGACATGTCGCGAAACCTCAAGCTGCTGGCCAAGGAGCTGGAGGTGCCGGTGATCGCGCTCTCCCAGCTGAACCGTGGTCCCGAGCAGCGCACCGACAAGAAGCCGATGGTCTCGGATCTGCGCGAATCGGGCTCCATCGAGCAGGACGCCGACATGGTGATCCTGCTCCACCGCGAGGACGCCTACGAGAAGGAGTCCCCCCGCGCGGGCGAGGCCGACCTGATCGTGGCCAAGCACCGCAACGGCCCCACGGCGACCATCACGGTGGCGTTCCAGGGCCACTACTCGCGGTTCGTGGACATGACGCGGGACTGA
- a CDS encoding MATE family efflux transporter, producing the protein MTGGGSTTPPARGVPRAPDRQDTGHQGTGHPDTGRPDRRRHDREILTLAVPAFGALVAEPLFLLGDSAIVGHLGTAQLAGLGVAGTALSTLAGIFVFLAYATTAAVARRVGAGDRRAAVQQGIDGVWLALLLAVPVALLAVLLAPQVAALLGSSATAAPYAVTYLRISALGIPAMLMVLAVTGVLRGLQDTRTPLLVAVGGFTANLGLNLVLVYGAHLGVAGSAWGTVLAQSAMAACYLAVVVRGARREGAALRPDRAGIRACARAGGPLVIRTLSLRAVLVLAMAVAARLGDREVAAHQIAMALWSFLAFALDAIAIAGQAIIGRYLGAGDEAGARAATRRMVEWGLGSGVLLGLLVVLARPLYIPLFTADPAVRAQLSAVLLLVALTQPASGPVFVLDGVLMGAGDGGYLAWAMLGTLVAFAPLALAVPAFGWGLAGLWWALNAFILVRCAFLFGRLRTGRWLVTGAVRA; encoded by the coding sequence ATGACAGGCGGCGGCTCCACCACACCCCCGGCGCGCGGCGTCCCTCGCGCCCCGGACCGCCAGGACACCGGCCATCAGGGCACCGGCCACCCTGACACCGGCCGCCCCGACCGCCGCCGCCACGACCGCGAGATCCTCACCCTGGCCGTGCCCGCGTTCGGCGCCCTGGTCGCCGAGCCGCTCTTCCTGCTCGGCGACTCGGCGATCGTCGGTCACCTGGGCACCGCCCAGCTGGCCGGCCTCGGCGTGGCCGGCACCGCACTGAGCACCCTCGCCGGGATCTTCGTCTTCCTCGCCTACGCGACCACGGCAGCCGTGGCCCGCCGGGTCGGCGCCGGGGACCGCCGGGCAGCCGTCCAGCAGGGCATCGACGGCGTCTGGTTGGCCCTGCTGCTCGCCGTGCCGGTGGCGCTGCTGGCGGTGCTGCTGGCCCCGCAGGTGGCCGCCCTGCTGGGCTCCTCCGCCACCGCCGCCCCGTACGCGGTGACCTACCTGCGGATCAGCGCGCTGGGCATCCCGGCCATGCTGATGGTGCTGGCGGTCACCGGCGTGCTGCGCGGCCTGCAGGACACCCGCACGCCGCTGCTGGTAGCGGTGGGCGGCTTCACCGCCAACCTCGGGCTCAACCTCGTCCTGGTCTACGGCGCCCACCTGGGCGTGGCCGGCTCGGCCTGGGGCACCGTCCTGGCGCAGAGCGCGATGGCCGCCTGCTACCTGGCCGTGGTGGTCCGCGGCGCCCGTCGCGAGGGGGCCGCGCTGCGCCCGGACCGCGCCGGGATCCGCGCCTGCGCCCGGGCCGGCGGACCGCTGGTGATCCGCACCCTGAGCCTGCGGGCGGTGCTGGTGCTGGCCATGGCGGTGGCGGCCCGGCTGGGCGACCGCGAGGTGGCGGCCCATCAGATCGCCATGGCGCTGTGGAGCTTCCTGGCCTTCGCCCTGGACGCCATCGCCATCGCGGGGCAGGCGATCATCGGCCGCTACCTGGGTGCCGGGGACGAGGCCGGGGCGCGCGCGGCGACCCGGCGGATGGTCGAGTGGGGGCTCGGCTCGGGAGTGCTGCTCGGGCTGCTGGTGGTCCTGGCCCGGCCGCTGTACATCCCGCTCTTCACCGCCGATCCGGCGGTGCGCGCCCAGCTCTCCGCGGTGCTGCTGCTGGTCGCGCTGACCCAGCCCGCCTCGGGTCCGGTCTTCGTGCTGGACGGCGTGCTGATGGGCGCGGGGGACGGCGGCTATCTGGCCTGGGCGATGCTCGGCACGCTGGTCGCCTTCGCGCCGCTGGCGCTGGCCGTGCCGGCCTTCGGCTGGGGGCTGGCCGGCCTCTGGTGGGCGCTGAACGCCTTCATCCTGGTGCGCTGCGCCTTCCTGTTCGGGCGGCTGCGCACCGGCCGCTGGCTGGTCACCGGCGCGGTGCGGGCCTGA
- the rplI gene encoding 50S ribosomal protein L9, whose protein sequence is MKIILTHEVTGLGGAGEVVEVKDGYARNFLVPRGFAIRWTKGGQKDVDAIRRARKIHEIQTIEVANEFKAKLEGLQVKLAVRSGDAGRLFGSVTQADVVEAVKAAGGPAVDKRAVTIASPIKTVGTHKVSVKLHADVKADLDVAVVAA, encoded by the coding sequence ATGAAGATCATCCTCACGCACGAGGTGACCGGCCTCGGTGGCGCCGGCGAGGTCGTCGAGGTCAAGGACGGCTACGCCCGCAACTTCTTGGTCCCGCGTGGCTTCGCCATCCGCTGGACCAAGGGCGGCCAGAAGGACGTCGACGCGATCCGTCGCGCCCGCAAGATCCACGAGATCCAGACCATCGAGGTGGCCAACGAGTTCAAGGCCAAGCTCGAGGGTCTGCAGGTCAAGCTGGCTGTTCGCTCCGGCGACGCCGGCCGCCTGTTCGGCTCCGTGACCCAGGCCGATGTCGTCGAGGCCGTCAAGGCCGCCGGCGGCCCGGCCGTGGACAAGCGCGCTGTCACGATCGCTTCGCCGATCAAGACCGTGGGCACCCACAAGGTCTCCGTCAAGCTGCACGCCGACGTCAAGGCTGACCTCGACGTCGCCGTCGTCGCTGCCTGA
- the rpsR gene encoding 30S ribosomal protein S18: protein MAKPPARKPKKKVCVFCKDKVNYVDYKDTNLLRKFISDRGKIRARRVTGNCTQHQRDVATAVKNSREMALLPYTSTAR from the coding sequence ATGGCGAAGCCGCCTGCTCGCAAGCCGAAGAAGAAGGTTTGCGTCTTCTGCAAGGACAAGGTCAACTACGTTGACTACAAGGACACGAACCTGCTGCGGAAGTTCATTTCCGACCGTGGGAAGATCCGTGCCCGCCGGGTCACCGGCAACTGCACCCAGCACCAGCGTGACGTCGCGACGGCCGTGAAGAACAGCCGTGAGATGGCGCTGCTGCCCTACACCAGCACCGCGCGCTAA
- a CDS encoding single-stranded DNA-binding protein, translated as MAGETVITLVGNLVDDPELRFTPSGAAVAKFRIASTPRTFDRQTNEWKDGESLFLTCNVWRQPAENVAESLQRGMRVIVQGRLRQRSYETKEGEKRTVFEVEVDEVGPSLRSATAKVTRANRSGAPGGGGGGSFGGGGQQGGGGQGGQGGWGGGGGQGGGNWGGNSGGGQSGPSDDPWASSAPSSGGSQGGGGWGAPSGGGFSEEPPF; from the coding sequence ATGGCAGGCGAGACCGTCATCACCCTCGTCGGCAATCTCGTCGACGACCCCGAGCTGCGTTTCACCCCCTCGGGTGCGGCGGTCGCGAAGTTCCGCATCGCGTCCACTCCCCGCACCTTCGACCGCCAGACCAACGAGTGGAAGGACGGCGAGAGCCTCTTCCTCACGTGCAACGTCTGGCGTCAGCCGGCGGAGAACGTGGCCGAGTCGCTGCAGCGCGGCATGCGCGTCATCGTGCAGGGCCGACTGCGCCAGCGGTCTTACGAGACCAAGGAAGGCGAGAAGCGGACGGTCTTCGAGGTGGAGGTCGACGAGGTCGGCCCGAGCCTGCGCTCGGCGACCGCCAAGGTGACCCGGGCCAACCGGTCCGGTGCGCCGGGCGGTGGTGGCGGCGGCAGCTTTGGTGGCGGTGGCCAGCAGGGCGGCGGCGGTCAGGGCGGCCAGGGTGGCTGGGGCGGTGGCGGCGGCCAGGGTGGCGGCAACTGGGGTGGCAACTCCGGTGGCGGTCAGTCCGGTCCCTCCGACGACCCGTGGGCTTCCAGCGCTCCCTCCTCTGGCGGTAGCCAGGGTGGCGGCGGCTGGGGTGCCCCGTCCGGTGGCGGCTTCTCGGAAGAGCCCCCGTTCTAA